A window of Nocardioidaceae bacterium genomic DNA:
ACGACCCCATGGGCTCCGGCGGTGACGGCATGGGGTCCTTCGCCGCCGGCGGGTTCCTCGCCGTCCTCGGATTCGGCCTCAGCGGGTTCGCCTACCAGGGGTCGGTCGCCCGGTTCTCCGCCGGCGAGCAGGCCCCGGTGCTCAAGGACACCGCGCACTACCTCTCCGACGGTGAGGGCGTGCTCGGGGTGGGGCGTACGCGCTCGGGTGGGTCGACCGCGTCCGCGGGCCCCACGGCGACCGGCCCGTACTGCCGCGAGTGCGGCACCCGCAACGACGACGCCGCGCGCTTCTGCGACAGCTGCGGCACGTCCCTGACCTGACCGTGGCGGGAGACCTCGGGCCCGACTACGGCCACGACCGGGACCGGCGTCAGCGGCGCCGCAGGCTCGTCGGGCTCGTGCTGTTCGTGCTCGGCTGCCTGCTCGCCGGTCTCGGGGTCGGTGGTCTCCTGCCCGGCCGCGACGTGCCGCTCGCTGACCTGCCGGCCGAGCAGGTCCAGCGCGCCGTGGTCTTCCTCGCGGTCGGACTCCTCACGGCGGCGGGCGCGG
This region includes:
- a CDS encoding zinc ribbon domain-containing protein; this translates as MSQSPGGRRQGTVRTVLRVVGPILLLVGVVLVVSGFVSFGSAMDDPMGSGGDGMGSFAAGGFLAVLGFGLSGFAYQGSVARFSAGEQAPVLKDTAHYLSDGEGVLGVGRTRSGGSTASAGPTATGPYCRECGTRNDDAARFCDSCGTSLT